The DNA window GAttcctaagtgtaaggatgtgtcactggcaaacaAGATCGAACTAATTCATACCatcatattccccattactatgtatgggtgtgaaagctgaacaatgaagaaagctgacaagaagaaagtagattcctttgaaatgtggtgttggaagagaatgCTATGGGctctgtggaccgccaaaaaataaataaataaaataaatcagtgggttctagatcaaatcaagcctgaactgaccctagaaatcaaaatgacgaaactgaggctatcgtattgtcgaaggctttcacggtcagagttcattggttcttgtaggttatctgggctgtgtaaccgtggtcttggtattttctttcctgacgtttctccagcagctgtggcaggaagatgcctgccacagctgctggcaaaacgtcaggaaagaaaataccaagaccacggttactcagcccggataacctacaagaaccaatgaggctatcgtactttggtcacattatgagaagacaggagtcactggaaaaggcaatcatgctaggaaaagttgaaggcagcaggaaaagaggaagacccaacatgagatgaattgattcAAACAAGGAAGGcatggcccttagtttgcaaaAGCTGAGGAAggaacaataggacattttggaggaccctgattcatagggtcgctatgagtcagaagtgacttgacagcacttaacacagacaatCATGTAACCAGACTGTGCAGGTAGCCATCCTCCATAACTCTGCATATAACCCACAATAAACGTTCGAAGGACTAATTTACTGAGTTGGATGCAGTCAGCTTTCCTGCCAGTGAAAAAGGAAGACGTTGTCCTCTTTGACCATGCTGAGAATGATACTCTATGCTAAGAATCATGGAACCTGCAGGTACAAAAGTTATGTAATATGATGGGGAATTTAAGAAGACTCAaggaaaaaactggctggatccaagcctctctgagcaatagggttgccaacctccaggtagtagctagagatatCCTGCAActcatttccagccgatagagatcagttcacctggataaaatggctgctttggccttggactctatggcattgaagtccctccccttcctcaggctccgccccaaaaacctcccagcggtggcgaagagggacctggcaaccctactaagcaaCATAGCCACTACAAGGCCCCTTTGTGTTATGCACTTATATTCTTCCCACTAGAACCAGGGTACAAACATGACCTTTTATTTTGAACTAATTGCCTTTTCTTGTATTTTCAGATGGTAGAGAAAATTGCAGATTTTACAAAAGTAATTAGGAGGTAAGGGCATTTTGGAATCCTGTTTTCTGACCATGGGTGTTAATGACTAAAAAGTGTCATTTcagctttgggggaaaaaataaagcacagaacCCACCcagcagcaaagcttttgacactCAGCTGAAAATGCagatagtgggggtgggggggaattacaACATGATAAATTAAAAGACCTTCCAAAATCCAGTGCTCACCTTGATTTGTCATATTGATTCGTCATATTCtgtgctggatagggttgccaactaccaggtagtagcagtagatctccagctaattcatagggttgccaactgccaggtagtagcaggaaatctcctgctaattcaactgatctccagcctatagagatcatagcacctggagaaaaagggcctctttggcaattgaactctatggcattgaagtccctcccctccccaaaccccgccctcctcaggccccgccccaaaaatctcccgttggtggcaaagagggacctggcaaccctactaattcaactgatctccagccgatagagatcagattgcctggagaaaaatggctgctttggcaattggagtctatggcattgaagtccctcccctccccaaaccctcccctcctcaggctccgccccaaaaatctcctgccggtggcgaagagggacctggcaaccctactgctgggctCGAAAGCCATGTCAACACTCAGCTGTGGCACGCTGATAAGAGCCATCTGTCTGTAACGAATCATGAGCTATAATCTGCAAGATTGCTATTACTTCTTCATACTGTTTAGCCATATACTAAGACGTTGTATTATGTAttgttgacagccctagcttGGGGTGCATGccgaagaacagttggtttttatatgccgaccttctctaccacttaagggagactcaaaccggcatacaataccttcctttccccttcccacaacaggcatcccGTGAGTtgggtgaggctgggagagctctaacagagctgtgacttgcccaaggtcacccagctggcttcatgtggaggagcggggaaacaaatccagttcaccagattagcatccgccactcatgtgtaggagtggggaatcgaacctggctctccagatctgagtccaccactccaaatcaccgctcttaaccactacaccacactggatcaagCCAAATAGACATTAATTCCAAAATcttaaataaaaacaacaacattgctttTAGTAACAAGCTGGGAAATGCCTGCATCCGAAGACAAAGCTATTGGTAGATTTTATGGTTTTACTAAGGTGTTAATACTGAACTGTTGttgcctgccctgagcccagcttgatGGGAATGAGGGCagctataaatttaaataaacaaataaatattgcagTTTGCTATGGAAGAGCAGGCAATCACCCTGGTCAAAACAACACTGATTTGCGCAAGAGTAAACACCGCTGTTAATGttgtataactagggttgccagctccgggttgggaaatacctggagatttttggggcggagcctgaggagggtggggttcggggaggggagggacttcaatgccacagagtccaattgacaaagcagccattttctccaggtgaactgatctctgttgactggagatcagtcgtaatagcgggagatctccagccaccaccaggaggttggcgaccctattgcTAATGCAGATCCTACCTGGCCTCTCTTCCTGCAGCTGGGAGCATGACCGAGCAGCAGGCCTGCAGCTGGCAAAAATGGAGGACATCAGTTTTGCAAAGATCAAACAGAGGCAGCAGGCAGAAATTAAAGAAGAGCTGTACCAGGCgaacaaacagctgatgacggtgaaggtccccccctccccataacatgGAGGCAGAGTGGCAGGAAATCCTCTCCCCTGGAAATGAGAGAATAACTTCCCTTTTTATGATCCTTGTCTCGTGTATTTAATGAGAGGGAGGCTGCTCTTCCTAGAATCCTCCCATCCCATCTTTTCTGCATCTTGACTGCCATATATATTGCCAGCCATGAACCCACAGGTGaaggtaaagcaccgggtcattcctgcaagcaccgggtcattcctgacccatggggtgacataacatcccgacgtttactagacagactatgtttatagggtggtttgccattgtcttccccagtcgtctacactttacccccagcaagctgggtactcattttagtgaccttggaaggatggaaggctgagtcaaccttgagccggctacctgaaaccgacttccaacgggatcgaactcagatcatgagcagagcttggactgcagtactgcagcttaccactctgtgccacagaacCCATAGGGAAGGCATTATCCACAGTATATGGGGCAGGAGCTTAGACAGCAAGAATGCTTTGCTTGGCATTCCTGCTGTCTAAGCTCCTGCCCCATATACTGCCAAAGAATGGCATTTTATGAATGCTTTCAGTTAGGATTTTGCAAGAAAGGGAGAGCAAGAAAGGGAGAGCAGCTTTTTCTGATGGCCTTTCTAGCTGAACTATCTACCTATTATGATTTTATCCTACTTTTCCTCCAGGTTGGCATGAGTCTCTTCTCCCTTATTTTATAGTCACAACTGTATTTGTAAACCCctgaaccattttaaaaaaatacagcaaaGGCAAGCATTTTGTTTATATCCTAGTTACTGACAGCATCAAATTTGCACGTGCCCCTGTTTTTTATGTCTCCCCTGCCCCCTTGGTGAGAGTCTATACCTTTGTAGGGGTCTCACCCACTCTAGGAGACCGGATTCTTCTTTATGCAGGGCAGCTATTTCATTTCCGTGGTTTGTGGGTCATTATGGGCATCCATAGCTACTAGCAGCAAAAGAGGGATACGAGGGCAGGGGTGACAGTATCGGAAAACGGACCCCCAAGTAATCAGGGAGATCTAAAAGCAGTATCGAAGGGTGAATCGCTCACGGCCTTTCTATGTTTGGCAGGTTCGACGGGAAGCCTTGCGTCATCGCCTAAGCATTGAGCATCTGCAATACCAGCTGGAATTGAACCACCTGGGCAAGTCGTTCTACACTGAGCGGCTGTGAACGCTTGTCTCAAACACGCCCAGGGATCCAGTCCATAGTAATAGGAAGCATAAGTGCTCTTAGCCTGCACTCATTGCCTAGGGAGATTGTCCTCTCACTAGGTGGCAAagattaaagactttttttgcGTGCTTATGAGGACATTACACGTCTGGTTATTCATATAGCTAGATAAAGTGATAGGGCAGATCAGGTccaatctaaattcttgagagctGCCCAACACCTACTGTACCTTGTTGTGTATCAAATGCcacagctatagggttgccaggtccctcttcatcactgatgggaggtttttggggtggaccctgcggagggcggggtttggggaggggagggacttcaatgccatacagtccaattgccaaagcggccattttctccaggtgaaataatctctatcggttggagatcagtcgtaatagcaggagatcttctgctattacctggaggttggcaaccctacacagctaGATTGGAGGCAGGAttggtgaaggtggaggcaagggtttgcatggcttctatcaCTTTATGGCTTAAGCTAAATCTTAACCTCCAAGGCTTGCTACCCCTGCTAGTGCAAGATAAATTTCAATCAGCATGGCTAAAGGAGGTACTTAATAAATTGGCCCGGTTGGGCCTTTCTCCATCTTCCCTATTAGCCATGGGTATAGAACAAGCAGCAAGCTTTATGAAGAAAGGGTAGAAGATATTGAATGCCAGGATGACCTGGGGAGAGAACCATTCTTCTTAGCACCAGAAAAATCCAGATACCTAGTTACCCCTGCGGTATATCTTTCCCACTTGGAATTTATCAATTATAGAAAGGCCTACACTCTAGCCAGATGTCAAACTCTGCCTTCAGCAGCTTAAGaaggaaaatataagaagattccaAGAGCAGGAAGGCTGTGCCCTTGGAGGTCAGGGGACATTGAAActaacatgtattgttcagctatCCATTTTATTATGAGGCTCGTATTAAATTCATTTCTCCCCTGATCAGTAGATTCCCCAACAAGCCAGTTGAGTTCCTGACTAAGAAGCTCCTGTTGGGTGAAACTCCATATGATGATGGGTGAAACTCCATATGATTCGCTCCCAACAGGCAAATTTTGCACTCttgcaattaaaatatgcaaaattaGGATGGAAAAATTTGTTAAACcttatatttttagaaatattaagatgaaAGGTTTGATCACATATGTACTAATATCTCATATTTTAATATTTaacaatatatttttattaaaatgtgtATTAGTTTTACGGTTTTATCAAGTTGACAATTTATTGTATCAACCTtcggctggtcaaacagaccataTCAATAAATTCATTCAATCGACAGGACAGATCATGTAGTGAGTACAGTAGAAAGTCAAAACAAAACGCAAAGTGAAGTTGTAAAACAACTTCTTGTAAAACGTTGGTTGCAATTTTTCAGTACcactttatgttttatatatactttttgtTAAGACGTTAAGACttcgggaggggccgtggctcagtggaagagcatcagtgttgcatgcagaaggtcccagtttcaatccccagcacctccaagTTGAAAGGgtcagggagtaggtgatgtgaaagatcttagCCTGAGatcgtggagagccgctgcctgtttgagtagacaatgctgaccttgaggggaaggccctcccttccccaaaccccacccttctcaggctctgccccaaaaatctccaggtatttcccaacctggagctggcaaccctacctctcatcCTCCCTTGGTTCTGGTTCTGCTCCCCCCCTTCCTGCTGGCTACTTTGGTTGCTACCTCCTAGTGGTTCTGGCTGCCCCACATCTGTGTGCCATTTCACTGGCTAAGCCTTTGGGTTTGCTGTGCAGTCCAACATGCAACTCAAATGCTGGCACTTCTTGACAATGCTTCTATGGGCATAAATGCCGTGATTAACTTGGCGCTATGCTCAAACAATGGATTTCTTTTAAACTAAGATTCTTTTATACACACCTGGGATTTGCAGGATGTGAAACAATAACAATGGCTggccctgtcaggtaggtttgCCTATCTGCAAGGACACTAGCTCTTGCCTATTAGATAAAGTGATGCTGTGGAAAAATCCCAGAATATTTCATTCTTTCTTAAGAGGGACTGCAGGATAATAATGTGCTTCTTACATTGTCGAATATCATAATGTTCACATGTTTGCAAAAAGCTAAAACTGGAATTATAATAGCCAGCTGTGTAAAATAATGCATATTAAATATCATGCACAGATCTACTGAAAAGATTACCTCATTCTAACATCCATACATAACCTTAAAAATGATTTCATATATAAAGGAAGAAGTTGATATAATCacgcacacatatacataaagagCATGCATATAAtatgattatttttttttctatCTGGTATTTTAAAGAGTTGTTACTATACATTATGTTAAATTTGACTTTAACTCTGAGTCTCATACAAGCAGGGAGAGGGATCCAGTTTTCTCTCAGCTCAAGTGTTTGAAAGTTAGCAACACTTTTAGGCTGATGTGTCTGTTTTACCTTTTAGATTTCCAACCAAACAGACATATTCTCTCTttccattcattttagtgcaggATTAAagagactaaggctgcaatcctgaagggggcggggagaagctccttaggagccagtgtaaccctgtgccggcataggtgccaccttatcaaggAATAAAGTGGCATGTACACCGGCgagggggcaaacacaccggtgTCAGGGAACCTCGGAGCTGCGCTGGCCCCcactgccagcgcagccatgccagcagggaattcccagaagggaaggaagaagagttggtttaccCCCCCTGTTCTCTatcttgaaggagtctcaaagaggcttacaaccaccttcctttcccctccccacaacagacacctggtgaggcaggtggggctgagagagttcagagagaactgtgacgagcccaaggtcacccagcaggcttcatgtggaggagtggagaaaccaacccagttcaccagattagcatccaccgctcacgtagaggagcagagaatcaaacccggttctccagattagagtccgccatattcatgtggaggagggggaatcaaacctggttctccagattagtctgccactcttaaaccactacaccatgccagcatggggggcattcccggggcattcctgagggaagaggtgcctttaggctgtttcctaaccccttttgctccAGGAACGCCCCTCTCACAGCAGCATGGCTATGCCAACTTTTTTGGTGACCTTGTTGCTTtccatgggggcattttctttttatttctcttgTAACTGGCTTATTTTATATttcggtggctgggaagcctctgaggaggaggagcggcTGTGCAACTCCTAGCTGTtgcagatctaccccccttcaggaatgggctttcccAATACTCTCTGTTACGATCTTATTTTTTTACTCTGTGCCTCATATATACCCCATGGATCTGTTCCATTGGCAGGGATACCTACCCTGATGCGAGACACTCAGAAGAGCATCTTGTGGCTGGGAAAGGTTTCTTCTGTCAGAGCAAAGAGCCTCCACCAGCAGAGCAGATCTCTGGCATCCAGCCCAAATAAAAAAAGGCAATAATTTCCAAATTCTcagtactgcagtaaaaagcAAACACTAATAGCTGTTTCCCTGAAGATCAGTAATGATTAACCATTGAATGTTTTTAAACTCCCCAGAAGATggaaaatgctaagtattatgATTACTGCCATTGTTAGGGTACCAGTGAATCAGAATTAGCGTTCTACAAGGAGTCTGAAGAGATACGTTCTATTCCATCACTCTCTGTGAAACTGTGACAGCATGTGTTACGCTTTGGTACATGAAGTGTAGTTGCCAAACACAGATGTGTCTAAGTTATGAAGTAGGGCAAGATCTATTGCAAAGTGAATTCACTATTgcttgtgtgtaaagtgatgtaaagtcgcagccgacttatggtgacccctttatggggttttcaaggcaagagactaagagaggtagtttgccagtgccttcctctgcatagcaacctttgtATTCCTTGgttttctcccatccaaatactaaccagggctgaccctgcttagcttcccagatctgacgagatcgggctataccatgtggCCTTCCCTCCCTGCATTCACTATTACCAAATCCATTTTCATTTCCAAAACAATGTCAGGGCTGTGTGTATTTCCCAGCTTTGATATGTGCAGTCAGAAACTTAGGTTTGTTGCAAGATTCAGGtacagtagcactttaaagactaacaagatttttggggtataaacgtTTGAGAGTCTAACCTTTGAAGTATCTGACGAAGGAGGCTTTGACTCAAAAGAttacaactggaaaaaaaattgttgacctttaaagagagctagtgtggtgtagtggttaggagcagtggactctaatctggagaaccgggatggtttctcctttcctccatatgaagccagctgggtgaccttgggctagtcacagttccctctgaactctctcagtcccacctacctcacaaggtgtctgttgtggggagaggaagggaaggtgattgtaagccgctgtgagactccttagaggtagagaacaagtggggtataaaaacagttcttcttcttcttcttcttcagactgaCACAGCTTCCCACCTGAAACTAGGTTTATTGCAGGTACACGGTCGCACCTAATGAAGCCTGAAAACGCACGTTTCCCTATTCAAACAAAATGTCAATCGCATGCATTGGAAGGATCACAAGTAGCATGGTCTCCCATGATGTGAGGTTGGAGTGCCAAAAATATAATGATTGCAATGGGATACTTATGCAACCATAATCAATAAAGGTGTGCTAACTTCAAGAATAGCATTTCCTCTGCTTTCAGTTTTTGGAAGAGACACTGCTTCCTTCCAACCAAGCCACAACTGTGCGGAAAGTGTGCAGCAAATGCACACACTGGACAAAGTCAAAACTGGATTGCGCTGGCAGGCCCTCAGCCTTTCACATTCCTCTTCACACCTAATGGGCTTGTGCGCATGTGTATTTTTAAAGTAGTGGCCCGCGACAGCGTTTACAAGTACTCTGCcatgtgtggggaggagaaacagtgaaaaaatatttaattggCTCCAATAATTGCTTGCAATTGCATCCCCATTTTTAGCAGATAGCACAGAAGATAACACAGTCGAAAGCCAGATAATGATTAAATTGCAGCATATGTTTACAGTTCACATTCTGCCTGGCAGATTTTATAGCaaggcttttttctctctctagttCATAACAAAGAATCCGGAATAATGCTCGCCACATTTTCAAAATGACAGGGTCTCCCTCCTTGTTCTCATATGTACCATATGGGGGGAGTATAAAAGGCAATTTTGCTTCGAGAAGCTATGAAAGCCGAGCACGTACCAGCAGAAGTCAGAGATGCCGTATGCGAGAGACACCTCGCCAGCAATAATCACTCTTCCCCAACAGCTGCTGCCCCATCAAGAAGACGGCACCGCATCTTTATAGGGAAGCTGAGTCTTCGGAAACTTCTATAGATCTCAAGAGCGGCCAATATGGAGCTCTTCTATTTCAAGGAGGGATGGGGAAGAAGTTCAGGTAGTGGTCAGAAATGCGCACCCTCCAATGAGACATATCTAGGCcatttagggtggccaacctcgaggtggtggctgcagatctccttccattacatctgatttccagctgatagagatcagtttgcctggaaaaagtggctgctttgacaaacaccaccctcctcagggacctggcaacccttttataGCTGCTGACAGGTCAGCCTTGTTGCAATCTATGTACATGTTCTTTGCAGCCATAAGAGCAGAGGAGTGGCTTCTAACAAGGGTGGACTGGGAGGTTGAAACAGTCCTGAAAAAGGGCCTGTCCCCCACaattagtgttgccaatctcagtactagctggagatctgccattacaactgatctccagctgacagagacaagtttgtctggagaaagtggccactttggcaattggattctatggcattggagtccctcccctttccaaaccctgccctcctcagactccacccccaaaatctccaggtatttcccaacccagaactggcaaccctaaggccattCAATCTCAGCTCTAGAATGTCTTATAAAGGTTTGgcacagaaggggaggggccatggcttagtggtagagcatcggcttggcatgcagaaggtcctgggttcataCACCAGCACCTCGTtgtagtaggtgatgcgaaagacctctgcctgagaccctggagagccactgccagactgagttgacaatactgactttgatggaccaagagtctgattcagtataaggcagcttcatgtgttcatgtgacctctgGTCTGTCAGTTGCTGCCCTCCTCACACCTTTCCCACACTTTCACAATCTGgccaagtgtgtgtggggggtggggggagagacaaaaCAGTGACTGAGGCTAAAACCAAGACCAGTATTTGGAGCCCGGACCACCAGTTCTGGGAAATGTACAATTCCCAACGTACCTGTTGACAACAAAGAGTTTGACCAAGCAGACAGCTGAGTGAGCCCTCCGTTTCTGCAAGCCCCTCTCGGGGGCATTTTTCATCCTGCCTTGCAActttggggaaaggggaggggttcGAATGAGGGAAGCTAGCCAAAAAGAGTGGTGGAGGAGATTTCGGGGAATTCTTGGGAAGAGCCCTTATGGTCTTTAGAGAATTTCCaaggcaggctcaaaaaggccaaGCCCTttacaaatcctgtggagtgaatGCGGGAAGGAGATGCCTGTTTCACAAAAACACTCTGCTTCTTGAACAAGCTATATACAGCTTCACTTCTGATTCAGCATTTATGTTTATAGGGAAGCCTTCAGAGATGTTATTTACATTGAGTAGGAGAGGGCACAGGAGTGCAGCTGCCTTCTTACCAACACGTTTGAGACTTCTAAATAACTATTGCTTGTGTACAGGTCCTAGGCATTGACAGTACggtgaagtcagtgggtttaaaggggcacagctctgcttaggattgccctgtgagTGGCTGAATGTTGCTTCTTCCCACATACTAAAATCAGAAATGCCTATTGAGGGGGCAAAACACACATCCCGTACTTGCACAGTCCCTTGACATTAAGGACGTTCCACCCCAACCTCCAAGAggggcttggagatcttccagaatgacaagtgatctccagactacagagatcagttgagatcagttgccctgaagaaatggctgctttggaggatggagacTGTGGCTAaggtcactccccaaaccccaccctgtccaggctccacccccaaatctcctggagttttccaacctggaattggcaaccttatctggggAAACCAGATTCTAATCCCCACTCACTGACTAAACCTTCCAGGTGACCTTGGGATTCTCACTTTCTTTCAGCCTAGCTTGCATCACAAGGCTGATGACTAAATATGCCTCCTTAGAACGTaatggataaaaatgtgatacacagaaacagaaataaaaatgatGTAATGAGAAGGCAGTGCCTTTCAACAGACATAAGCATGGAAAACACCGAATTCTGTTTTAGTTGAATATGAAGGAATTGGGAGGGAcaaaaactgtaaaaactgtCTATAATTCTATAGCCATTCATCACTATTTAAGTTCACATCAAAACCACTCAGAACACAGATATAGTTCAGTTTGCCAAAGGAGAAAATCAGACTTTTAAAGATTCAGAATTATTAGGATTAttagaatggtgtagtggttaagagcagtggactctaatctggtgaactgggtttggttccccactcctccacatgagtggtggactctaaatctggagaaccaggttggtttccccactcctacacatgaagccagctgggtgtccttgggctagtcacagctctctatgaactctatcagccccacctacctcacaaggtgtctgttgtgggaggggaagggaaggagattgtaaaccagtttgattctccttaaaatgtagagcaagtaggcatataaaaaccaactcttcttctttctatgTAAAATATATTGCATTGTCTCTCAACACCAGATAACTCTTCCATTTTCAAGTGCCTTACCAGTTGGAGTT is part of the Euleptes europaea isolate rEulEur1 chromosome 11, rEulEur1.hap1, whole genome shotgun sequence genome and encodes:
- the CFAP141 gene encoding cilia- and flagella-associated protein 141; the encoded protein is MAQTKEKEKKNMHTITQELLLKEEQMVEKIADFTKVIRSWEHDRAAGLQLAKMEDISFAKIKQRQQAEIKEELYQANKQLMTVRREALRHRLSIEHLQYQLELNHLGKSFYTERL